One part of the Caproiciproducens sp. CPB-2 genome encodes these proteins:
- a CDS encoding SpoVG family protein, producing MAKTQTQAAEQTAPEKTAEQTPVNYDVRIFGAKSSGTQRATASVNINGAFAVRGVKVLESNKGLFVAMPQYKVGSEYKDICFPCTKESREQFNAAVMKAYEQTISQAHTQAEASAPQRTQAMSCQSM from the coding sequence ATGGCAAAAACACAGACTCAAGCGGCGGAGCAGACCGCCCCGGAGAAAACCGCAGAGCAGACCCCCGTCAACTATGACGTCCGGATCTTCGGCGCAAAAAGCAGCGGCACGCAGAGAGCAACAGCCAGCGTCAACATCAACGGTGCCTTCGCCGTTCGCGGCGTGAAGGTGCTGGAGAGCAACAAGGGACTTTTCGTGGCGATGCCTCAGTACAAGGTCGGAAGCGAATACAAGGATATCTGTTTCCCCTGCACAAAGGAGTCCCGCGAACAGTTCAACGCCGCCGTCATGAAAGCTTATGAGCAGACGATTTCCCAGGCACACACGCAGGCGGAAGCATCCGCGCCCCAGCGGACCCAGGCCATGTCCTGCCAGTCCATGTAA
- a CDS encoding tyrosine-type recombinase/integrase has product METNSKRFRLVRFAFETDAGGTVFRHFITDRLLPAPVLNEWLETNYMRSARTGEEYGKKIVTFLNYLDDRGIEYDAATNRDVKAFFHRMIYGDLSNLKLYSPQRPVSYSTLSQYLTVITALYRWLDDNYETGMCFRTDSKKARASKSFLYGQIYSYDYKHLVGINLPRLGGRREYVKWYTDSEIKALSGNFLTLRDEVVFRITLEGFRIDEVLSMRLEDYDLAERCIRSSRSKGREDAIYGRENPHRVIALPITTCALLNRYLQTERMLAENQSGRISEYIFINLNRGRNQGEPLRYLNYYKVFKACARRAGLDPVKIRTHSGRSTKVMRMLECGSSDTDILHQTGWRRIDSITSYRDENNPIVAHRILRKLHPEEGFSDD; this is encoded by the coding sequence ATGGAAACAAACAGCAAACGTTTTCGATTGGTCAGGTTCGCCTTTGAAACGGACGCGGGAGGGACGGTCTTCCGGCATTTTATCACGGATCGGCTCCTGCCCGCACCCGTTCTGAATGAGTGGCTTGAAACCAACTACATGAGGTCGGCGCGGACCGGCGAGGAATACGGCAAAAAAATTGTCACGTTTCTGAATTATCTCGATGACAGGGGGATTGAGTACGACGCGGCCACAAACAGGGACGTGAAAGCTTTCTTTCATCGGATGATCTATGGCGATCTCTCGAACCTAAAACTTTACTCCCCGCAGCGCCCCGTATCCTATTCAACCCTATCACAGTACCTCACGGTTATCACCGCGCTGTACCGATGGCTGGACGACAATTACGAAACCGGAATGTGCTTCAGAACCGACAGCAAAAAAGCAAGGGCTTCAAAATCCTTTCTGTACGGACAGATTTACAGCTACGACTACAAACATCTCGTCGGCATAAATCTTCCAAGGCTTGGCGGCCGGCGCGAATATGTCAAATGGTACACCGACAGTGAAATCAAGGCCCTGTCCGGTAATTTTCTCACACTGAGGGATGAGGTCGTTTTCAGAATCACACTGGAGGGTTTCCGCATTGACGAGGTGCTGAGCATGCGGCTCGAAGACTATGACCTGGCAGAACGCTGTATCCGTTCTTCCCGTTCCAAAGGACGGGAAGACGCCATATACGGAAGAGAAAACCCGCATCGGGTTATCGCCTTGCCTATCACAACCTGTGCGCTTTTGAACAGATATTTGCAGACCGAACGCATGCTGGCGGAGAATCAAAGCGGCAGAATTTCGGAGTACATCTTTATCAATCTGAACCGTGGCAGAAATCAGGGAGAGCCCTTACGGTATTTGAATTACTACAAGGTTTTTAAAGCCTGCGCCCGGCGGGCTGGGCTTGATCCAGTAAAAATCCGCACCCATAGCGGAAGAAGTACAAAAGTCATGCGGATGCTGGAGTGCGGTTCCTCCGATACGGATATCCTGCACCAGACCGGTTGGCGGCGTATCGACTCCATCACTTCCTACCGTGACGAGAACAATCCCATTGTCGCGCACCGGATTCTGCGGAAACTTCACCCGGAGGAGGGATTCTCTGATGATTGA
- a CDS encoding YodL domain-containing protein, with the protein MSGIEQRSGCVWYYGNPAGYIDRDTAVVDTMFQNDELNRWLSKNSLSPRWTDGVYERLSSGHSPSVAEDAMPAILKSCRIWQLKPGAAAWKDIVTFGRPLPKPKIEDYTVVYDGQLDTNDLEAIYDKFTERRPPGFSGRPMSVSDLVELYDGGGSDFYYLDRTCFRPVEFPGLEQDFGMKMTL; encoded by the coding sequence GTGTCAGGCATTGAACAGAGAAGCGGCTGCGTCTGGTACTACGGCAACCCGGCCGGATATATCGACCGGGATACTGCCGTGGTGGACACCATGTTTCAAAACGATGAGCTGAATCGCTGGCTGTCAAAAAACAGCCTGTCGCCTCGTTGGACGGACGGCGTATACGAGCGGCTCTCCAGCGGTCATTCACCGTCTGTTGCGGAGGACGCCATGCCCGCCATCCTGAAAAGCTGCCGCATCTGGCAGCTCAAGCCCGGCGCGGCGGCATGGAAAGACATCGTCACCTTCGGAAGACCCCTACCAAAGCCGAAGATAGAGGATTACACCGTTGTCTACGACGGGCAGCTCGACACCAACGATCTGGAGGCAATCTATGACAAGTTTACCGAGCGCAGGCCACCCGGCTTTTCAGGCCGTCCGATGTCGGTCTCCGACCTCGTGGAACTCTACGACGGCGGCGGCAGCGATTTCTATTATCTCGACCGCACCTGCTTTCGGCCTGTTGAGTTTCCCGGCCTGGAGCAGGATTTCGGGATGAAGATGACCTTGTGA
- a CDS encoding helix-turn-helix domain-containing protein, with translation MDNSTLISQRILELCRERNITVGKLCSTAGTTASTVHDIVAGVTKNPRVFTLKKLCDALGITLSEFFDTPEFNSMDVELD, from the coding sequence ATGGATAACAGCACACTGATCTCGCAGCGCATCTTGGAACTGTGCCGCGAGAGGAATATAACGGTTGGAAAGTTGTGCAGCACAGCGGGGACCACGGCGTCGACTGTCCATGATATTGTGGCCGGGGTAACGAAGAATCCGCGTGTTTTCACACTTAAAAAGCTATGCGATGCACTCGGCATTACACTTTCTGAGTTTTTTGATACGCCCGAATTTAATAGCATGGATGTTGAACTGGACTAA
- a CDS encoding DUF6133 family protein — MKKIRNFLRRKSTAFAVRAKQVLTDRRGQGALDTAIAILISVVLGALLLAGLYALFGNTILPTVTQRIKDMFNYKG, encoded by the coding sequence ATGAAAAAGATCCGTAATTTTCTCAGGCGGAAGTCCACTGCCTTTGCAGTAAGGGCAAAACAGGTTCTGACCGACAGGAGAGGCCAAGGAGCGCTCGATACGGCGATAGCCATACTCATCAGTGTAGTTTTGGGCGCATTGCTTCTCGCCGGGCTCTACGCTCTGTTCGGCAATACGATCCTGCCTACCGTAACCCAGCGCATCAAGGACATGTTCAACTACAAGGGCTAA
- a CDS encoding DNA adenine methylase, which yields MSWIGGKKALRDTILPMFPLYYERYIEVFGGGGWILFAKPPGNDFEVYNDFNGLLVNLYRCVRDKPRELMEKLQYVLNSREDFELVRDSLARDSPASDVQKAAWFYQLIRFSYASSLDSFGSQPHDMRANFPLIEQAHRRLAKVVVENKDFEKLIRQYDRPVSFFYCDPPYHATESYYKNVGEAGFTEEDHVRLRDLLLGIQGKFLLSYNDDEFIRELYDAPEIQILSTTRINNIKQRYDPNSQFAELLIGNYDLGERARCEPSQMTLFDYGQKTENDYTEDAL from the coding sequence ATGAGCTGGATCGGCGGGAAAAAAGCCCTGCGCGACACAATTCTCCCCATGTTCCCGCTGTACTATGAACGCTACATCGAGGTGTTCGGCGGCGGGGGCTGGATACTCTTCGCAAAACCGCCCGGCAACGATTTCGAGGTCTACAACGACTTCAACGGTCTGCTCGTCAACCTCTATCGCTGTGTGCGGGACAAACCGCGGGAGCTGATGGAAAAGCTCCAATACGTTCTGAATTCCAGAGAAGATTTTGAACTGGTCAGGGATAGTCTCGCCCGAGACAGCCCCGCGTCCGATGTGCAGAAAGCGGCGTGGTTTTACCAGCTTATCCGCTTTAGTTACGCCTCCAGTCTTGACAGCTTCGGTAGTCAGCCCCATGATATGCGGGCAAACTTCCCCCTCATCGAGCAGGCACATCGACGGCTGGCAAAGGTCGTGGTGGAGAATAAGGATTTTGAGAAGCTCATCCGGCAGTATGATCGCCCGGTGAGCTTTTTTTATTGCGACCCGCCCTATCACGCCACTGAAAGCTATTACAAAAACGTCGGAGAAGCAGGTTTCACCGAAGAAGACCATGTTCGTCTCCGGGACTTGCTTCTCGGCATACAGGGCAAGTTCCTGCTCTCCTATAACGACGACGAGTTCATCCGCGAGTTGTATGACGCGCCTGAAATTCAGATCCTCTCCACCACCCGCATCAACAATATCAAGCAGAGATATGACCCCAACAGCCAGTTCGCGGAGCTGCTCATCGGCAATTACGACCTCGGGGAACGGGCCCGCTGCGAACCGAGTCAGATGACCCTTTTCGATTATGGGCAGAAAACAGAAAATGATTATACGGAGGATGCACTATGA
- a CDS encoding site-specific integrase, whose protein sequence is MIERLWIKRASAMWSIDGVRLTMRHLKDISDDEMILAIEKYRNLLKRQSYREENAGLCESFRFFGGISFVKLGSMAFTDDFNEMFRYYARAAVIRWAESEYIIRSKELGAHFVFEEMLRCENDPIHYDYTYIFDEVPGSRRYQEILESEFSAFWSERIEKQMLGGLDLKDITRKIGLLRCAEYAALTDRQTMEAYLRGIAHTFTDRREQISLSKLFGNVYGGTRTSSKLIPCSFDQMMRRVANEEFQLQYEKFPAENHLQLDVHSDQWVLYAQHGPTLRFNKMDFTVIRSASLRMEVKYYLKQRFSGFIQIKDRFLTAVAYGVNFLSSHNRRIHFFSDISECDVKALHIALENRSDEPGEKQWAFSNTMSIFSAMQTVTDYLMGGLRDENIKSPVPQSNPFRAFVFHNSKDYIKNTLIIPESVMNEMDRHMYELCGEYRLLYQILSQTGIRTKEAVFLEDNCLEKTSYDGIFNLRYIPYKVIAARRRHGREDHRRIMITGELAGEIAAQAAKTEALRKEYGLPYIFIDKRKNFKASMINPEYFLVKLDQIAKRYDLRDENGALWHFTARQYRKTLAVTLIENGGTMEELAYLLGHLSPSTSAAYYADVRKKKLAEMNTAFFKTKFELMLSDKQLSRFSEEERRALYVDFYLESRRVEFGHCLKKLSEGGCTSRNSLVNCVNCKNLCTGVRYLPYWRQLHTEQAERLNALLSVYHANGISEYENFPEYKQEKALATGYAGIVRALEGGEA, encoded by the coding sequence ATGATTGAACGGCTTTGGATCAAACGAGCGTCCGCCATGTGGAGCATCGACGGCGTCCGGCTCACCATGAGGCACCTAAAAGACATCAGCGATGATGAGATGATTTTGGCAATTGAAAAGTACCGGAATCTTTTGAAGCGTCAGTCCTACCGGGAAGAAAACGCCGGGCTTTGCGAGAGTTTCCGCTTCTTTGGCGGGATATCCTTTGTGAAGCTCGGAAGCATGGCCTTTACGGATGATTTCAATGAGATGTTCCGGTATTACGCGAGAGCTGCGGTAATCCGTTGGGCTGAAAGTGAATACATCATCCGTTCCAAGGAGCTCGGTGCTCATTTCGTCTTTGAGGAAATGCTGCGATGCGAAAACGATCCCATTCATTACGATTATACGTATATTTTTGACGAGGTGCCCGGCAGCCGCAGGTATCAGGAAATCCTGGAATCCGAGTTTTCGGCTTTCTGGTCTGAGAGAATCGAAAAACAAATGCTCGGAGGGTTAGACCTTAAGGACATCACTCGAAAAATCGGCCTGCTCCGATGTGCTGAATATGCGGCGCTTACAGACAGGCAAACGATGGAAGCTTATCTGCGCGGGATTGCACACACTTTCACAGACCGGCGCGAGCAAATCAGCCTGTCGAAACTGTTTGGAAATGTGTATGGCGGAACAAGGACCTCATCGAAACTGATTCCATGCAGTTTTGACCAAATGATGAGACGGGTTGCCAACGAAGAATTCCAGCTGCAGTATGAAAAATTTCCGGCTGAAAACCATTTGCAGCTGGATGTTCACAGCGATCAATGGGTATTGTACGCCCAACACGGCCCGACCCTGCGGTTTAACAAAATGGATTTTACCGTCATTCGCTCCGCGTCCCTGCGTATGGAGGTCAAATATTACCTGAAGCAGCGTTTTTCGGGTTTCATTCAGATCAAAGACAGGTTTTTGACTGCCGTGGCGTACGGCGTCAATTTCCTCAGCAGCCACAACAGACGGATTCATTTCTTTTCCGACATCTCCGAATGCGACGTGAAAGCCCTCCACATCGCGCTGGAAAACAGGAGTGACGAGCCGGGTGAGAAACAGTGGGCTTTCAGCAACACAATGAGCATTTTCAGCGCCATGCAAACTGTCACGGATTACCTGATGGGCGGCCTTCGGGATGAGAACATCAAAAGCCCGGTTCCCCAAAGCAACCCTTTCCGGGCATTCGTTTTTCACAATTCCAAGGACTATATCAAGAACACTCTCATTATTCCCGAGTCTGTAATGAACGAGATGGACCGGCACATGTATGAGCTCTGCGGCGAATACCGGCTCTTGTACCAGATTCTGTCCCAGACGGGTATACGGACGAAAGAGGCCGTTTTTCTGGAGGATAATTGCCTTGAAAAGACAAGTTATGACGGCATTTTTAATTTGCGCTACATTCCATACAAGGTAATCGCGGCCCGGAGGCGTCACGGCAGGGAGGATCATCGCCGGATCATGATCACCGGCGAACTTGCCGGTGAAATCGCTGCACAGGCCGCAAAGACGGAAGCGCTACGCAAGGAGTACGGCCTTCCTTATATTTTTATTGACAAGCGAAAAAACTTCAAGGCATCCATGATCAATCCAGAGTATTTTCTCGTAAAGCTGGATCAAATTGCAAAGCGCTACGACTTGAGGGATGAGAACGGTGCACTCTGGCATTTCACCGCGAGGCAATATCGGAAGACTTTGGCCGTGACGTTAATTGAAAACGGCGGCACAATGGAAGAACTCGCTTATCTTCTTGGGCATCTGTCCCCATCAACCTCCGCCGCCTATTACGCCGACGTCCGAAAGAAAAAGCTGGCTGAAATGAACACGGCGTTCTTCAAGACAAAGTTTGAACTGATGCTGTCGGACAAGCAGCTTTCACGGTTTTCCGAGGAGGAGCGCCGTGCCCTCTATGTGGACTTCTATCTTGAAAGCCGCAGGGTGGAGTTCGGGCATTGCCTTAAAAAGCTGAGCGAGGGCGGATGCACCAGCCGAAACAGTTTGGTAAACTGCGTCAATTGCAAAAATCTGTGCACAGGCGTCAGGTATCTGCCTTATTGGCGCCAGCTTCACACGGAACAGGCAGAACGGCTGAACGCTCTTCTCTCCGTTTACCATGCAAACGGCATTTCCGAATATGAGAATTTTCCAGAGTACAAACAGGAAAAGGCTCTGGCCACGGGATACGCGGGTATTGTCAGGGCGCTGGAAGGCGGTGAAGCCTGA
- a CDS encoding DUF3849 domain-containing protein, which translates to MVNNTGLYPYSLEEARRQKEIKLWRESRKANADCRAVIEETISRDLNGKNLNPGCVQSVLAEFGYKRVNWVLVTTLLVNGADGRYSPENMAWARRTPVRDLGWEKKPETICVDVRPELLEQFVNQYREAVQDLGLFDSTSCEQDTSKLDFTGKVLVLSPDILKEECWRSEDQLWYAHDGFGCRPNDIGRSVRCTCLGDGEETRWNRHDFIGVLRDECLPDWAWERLAELTGQTAPEIGGMTMN; encoded by the coding sequence ATGGTGAATAACACCGGTCTCTACCCCTACTCTCTCGAGGAAGCGCGGCGGCAGAAGGAAATAAAGCTGTGGCGGGAGAGCAGAAAAGCCAACGCCGACTGCCGCGCGGTCATCGAAGAAACCATCAGCCGTGACTTAAATGGCAAGAATCTGAATCCGGGATGCGTGCAGAGCGTGCTTGCCGAGTTCGGATATAAGCGCGTCAACTGGGTGCTGGTCACAACCCTGCTGGTCAATGGCGCTGACGGCCGCTATTCTCCGGAAAACATGGCATGGGCGCGGCGGACTCCTGTTCGGGATCTCGGCTGGGAGAAAAAGCCGGAGACTATCTGCGTGGATGTCCGCCCTGAACTTCTGGAACAGTTCGTCAATCAATACCGTGAGGCGGTTCAGGACCTGGGTCTGTTCGATAGTACGAGTTGCGAGCAGGACACCAGTAAGCTGGATTTTACCGGCAAGGTGCTGGTACTCTCGCCGGATATTCTGAAGGAGGAATGCTGGAGGTCGGAGGATCAGCTCTGGTATGCCCACGACGGTTTCGGCTGCAGGCCAAACGACATTGGCCGTTCCGTCCGCTGCACCTGCCTTGGGGACGGAGAGGAAACCCGTTGGAACCGTCATGACTTTATCGGCGTACTCCGGGATGAATGTCTGCCGGATTGGGCGTGGGAAAGGCTGGCGGAGCTGACCGGGCAGACAGCGCCTGAGATCGGAGGAATGACCATGAACTAA